The nucleotide sequence TTTTATATTCAAACTTATCAAAATCACTTATTTCGTCAATAACAGGGATAAATACACCTTCCGGGCAAACGTTAATGCATTCCCCGCAATCGACACATAAGTCATCATAGAATATAAGTTTATTATGTCTGTATCTTAATGCTTCGGTAGGGCAGGATTTAATACATTTTGTCCTTCCGGTGCATTTTTCAGATAAAATGATATGAGAATGAAAAAACTTCATCTTACAAAAAAATATATTTTTATTAAAGTACCTTTATTAATCTCACTTTCAATATTTAGTTTGTCAGAATTTTTCTTGATATTAGGCAATCCCATACCTGCCCCAAAACCCAGTGCCCTTTGTTCTTCAGTGGCAGTAGTGTAACCTTCTTTCATGGCAAGCTCAATGTTTTTGATCCCTTTTCCTTCATCTTTTATAGATATCTTAATCATTTCGTCACTTGCTTTTAATACAACATCGGCTTTTTTGGCATGCATTACTACATTCATTTCTGCTTCGTAGGTCGAAATAGCTATTCGTCTGATGAGTTTTGAGTCGTAGCCAATAGATTTAAGAATAGTTTTTATTTGTGTTGAAACCATGCCTGCGGATGCAAAATCTTGACCGTCGATTTTAAAACTGTGTTCGGTAATATTTTTTGCTTTACTTACGTGTTTTTCAACATCTTTGATAACAGGCACTTCCCCTTTGATATTGGCGATTTTTACACAAGCTTCGTACATGTCGGCTTGGGTGGAAAGAATGATTATGTTTTTTCCTTCGGCAAATTTCTTTATATCGTTGTCGGGTTTTTTGCCTCTCAGAAAAACGACGGCTTTAAATTCGGCCATGTACGCAGAAATGGCTGTTTGTTGGCTGTTAAGCCCGGTTAAGAGGACGGAACCTGATTTGCCGTAAGCCAAAACATCGCTCATCAAATCTGAAGCATAAACTCCGGTTATAAATTTGTTAGAAATATTATTTCCGGTAATTATTTGCGCTTGAAGCGATTCTTTAATTTTCTCAATTTCAATTATATGTGTTTCTTCTTCTTGCATATGCAAGGTTTTAGT is from Bacteroidales bacterium and encodes:
- a CDS encoding ATP-binding protein produces the protein MQEEETHIIEIEKIKESLQAQIITGNNISNKFITGVYASDLMSDVLAYGKSGSVLLTGLNSQQTAISAYMAEFKAVVFLRGKKPDNDIKKFAEGKNIIILSTQADMYEACVKIANIKGEVPVIKDVEKHVSKAKNITEHSFKIDGQDFASAGMVSTQIKTILKSIGYDSKLIRRIAISTYEAEMNVVMHAKKADVVLKASDEMIKISIKDEGKGIKNIELAMKEGYTTATEEQRALGFGAGMGLPNIKKNSDKLNIESEINKGTLIKIYFFVR